From the genome of Gorilla gorilla gorilla isolate KB3781 chromosome 4, NHGRI_mGorGor1-v2.1_pri, whole genome shotgun sequence, one region includes:
- the LOC101125106 gene encoding alpha/beta hydrolase domain-containing protein 17A-like isoform X1, whose translation MNGLSLSELCCLFCCPPCPGRIAAKLAFLPPEATYSLVPEPEPGPRGAGTAPLGTLRASSGAPGRWKLHLTERADFQYSHRELDTIEVFPTKSARGNRVSCMYVRCVPGASFYIGLGSRLHCNIFSYDYSGYDASSGRPSERNLYADIDAAWQALRTRYGIILYGQSIGTVPTVDLASRYECAAVVLHSPLTSGMRVAFRDTKKTYCVDAFPNIEKVSKITSPVLIIHGTEDEVIDFSHGLALYERCPKAVEPLWVEGTGHNDIELYSQYLERLRRFISQELPSQRA comes from the exons ATGAACGGGCTGTCGCTGAGTGAGCTCTGCTGCCTCTTCTGCTGCCCGCCCTGCCCCGGCCGCATCGCTGCCAAGCTCGCCTTCCTGCCGCCGGAAGCCACCTACTCCCTGGTGCCTGAGCCCGAGCCGGGGCCTCGTGGGGCCGGGACCGCCCCCTTGGGGACCCTGCGGGCCTCCTCGGGCGCACCCGGGCGCTGGAAGCTGCACCTGACGGAGCGTGCCGACTTCCAGTACAGCCACCGCGAGCTGGACACCATCGAGGTCTTCCCCACCAAGAGCGCCCGCGGCAACCGCGTCTCCTGCATGTATGTTCGCTGCGTGCCTGGTGCCAGCTTCTACATTGGCCTGGGCTCCCGCCTCCACTGCAACATCTTCTCCTACGACTACTCCGGCTACGATGCCAGCTCGGGCAGGCCTTCCGAGAGGAACCTCTATGCCGACATCGACGCTGCCTGGCAGGCCCTGCGCACCAG GTACGGCATCATCCTGTACGGGCAGAGCATCGGCACGGTGCCCACCGTGGACCTGGCCTCGCGCTACGAGTGTGCCGCGGTGGTGCTGCACTCGCCGCTCACCTCGGGCATGCGCGTCGCCTTCCGTGACACCAAGAAGACCTACTGCGTCGACGCCTTCCCTAA CATCGAGAAGGTGTCCAAGATCACGTCGCCCGTGCTCATCATCCACGGCACGGAGGACGAGGTGATCGACTTCTCGCACGGCCTGGCGCTCTACGAGCGCTGCCCCAAGGCGGTGGAGCCGCTGTGGGTGGAGGGCACCGGGCACAACGACATCGAGCTCTACAGCCAGTACCTGGAGCGCCTGCGTCGCTTCATCTCCCAGGAGCTGCCCAGCCAGCGCGCCTAG
- the LOC101125106 gene encoding alpha/beta hydrolase domain-containing protein 17A-like isoform X2: MNGLSLSELCCLFCCPPCPGRIAAKLAFLPPEATYSLVPEPEPGPRGAGTAPLGTLRASSGAPGRWKLHLTERADFQYSHRELDTIEVFPTKSARGNRVSCMYVRCVPGASFYIGLGSRLHCNIFSYDYSGYDASSGRPSERNLYADIDAAWQALRTSIEKVSKITSPVLIIHGTEDEVIDFSHGLALYERCPKAVEPLWVEGTGHNDIELYSQYLERLRRFISQELPSQRA, translated from the exons ATGAACGGGCTGTCGCTGAGTGAGCTCTGCTGCCTCTTCTGCTGCCCGCCCTGCCCCGGCCGCATCGCTGCCAAGCTCGCCTTCCTGCCGCCGGAAGCCACCTACTCCCTGGTGCCTGAGCCCGAGCCGGGGCCTCGTGGGGCCGGGACCGCCCCCTTGGGGACCCTGCGGGCCTCCTCGGGCGCACCCGGGCGCTGGAAGCTGCACCTGACGGAGCGTGCCGACTTCCAGTACAGCCACCGCGAGCTGGACACCATCGAGGTCTTCCCCACCAAGAGCGCCCGCGGCAACCGCGTCTCCTGCATGTATGTTCGCTGCGTGCCTGGTGCCAGCTTCTACATTGGCCTGGGCTCCCGCCTCCACTGCAACATCTTCTCCTACGACTACTCCGGCTACGATGCCAGCTCGGGCAGGCCTTCCGAGAGGAACCTCTATGCCGACATCGACGCTGCCTGGCAGGCCCTGCGCACCAG CATCGAGAAGGTGTCCAAGATCACGTCGCCCGTGCTCATCATCCACGGCACGGAGGACGAGGTGATCGACTTCTCGCACGGCCTGGCGCTCTACGAGCGCTGCCCCAAGGCGGTGGAGCCGCTGTGGGTGGAGGGCACCGGGCACAACGACATCGAGCTCTACAGCCAGTACCTGGAGCGCCTGCGTCGCTTCATCTCCCAGGAGCTGCCCAGCCAGCGCGCCTAG